The following is a genomic window from Micropterus dolomieu isolate WLL.071019.BEF.003 ecotype Adirondacks linkage group LG04, ASM2129224v1, whole genome shotgun sequence.
CTGTCCCTGTACTCTCTGCCCACAATGACAGGCTCCAAGCGGGGTACAAGCGTCTATGGCGGTGCAGGTGGTGAAAACGTCCGGGTGTCCTACGCCTCCAACGGTCTTAGGTCTGGCTTTGACCTGGCAGACGCGGTGAACGGTGCCGGAGGTAACGTGAACAGTTCAGGCAGCGAGAAAGTGACCATGCAGAACCTAAACGACCGCCTGGCCACCTACCTGGGAAAAGTGCGCTCTCTGGAGTCCGCTAATGCGCAGCTGGAGCGTCAGATCCGCGAGTGGTACGAGAAGCAGACCCCCACCACCAGGGACTACAGCAAGTATGAGGCAATCGTCAACGACCTGCGCAAAAAGGTATGCTTTTCCCTCCCCACAGTCTCAGAAACATGAACCAAGACGTCTTTAATTATATACATTCtattttactactttaaaataatcataataatatgATAACCTAAAAATAatgtgatttaataaaacatttggaATATATAACACATGTCGTTTTTGATAATTATATAACATGACTTAAGATACTTTTAAAAACTTTAGGTGGGCTTATCCTCCACAAATTAGAATCCAACCCATAGAAAgcctttattctttttattctttccCCACCATATTGACATACTGCATTATGAATAACTCATTAAAGTCAGCAGTATAATTCTCAGTTAGCATAAAATATCAGGAACAACAAACAGGATGTACTGCATGTGCGAGTTAAAGTCAGAAAGAACAAGTTAGCTGGGCCACTAGACTTTAAAAGTAgagcttctttttctttttttgttgtgcCAAGAACTGCCAAGAGGGGTGTTTAACACTTAATGAGCAAATGTGATGCCATCCAGATTGAAAGAGTCCGGTGCAAAGCAAACTATTCTGCTGATCAAGGAAACACTGCCAGCCCATATTCTACATAACGAATCACAAACACGCCTTTGTGGTTATATTATATGTAGATAAGAAACCACTgacaatgctttttttttttctcttctttgtttAGATCAGTGTTGCCTCACAGGACAATGCCAGGCTGATGTTACAGATTGACAACGCCAGACTGGCATCAGAGGACTTCAGAATAAAGTGAGTGGAAATGTTATGTCAGAAGGTTTCAGTCCTGTGTGGTGAAAAACCATATTGGCATTACTATTTTTTTATAATGGCAACATGACATCACATGTTCGTTCAGTAGATCCAGTCCATGTGGACATAATGTCACAGGGGTGTGATTATCGACAGAGCCTTAAACTGGTGAAACAGGTTTGTCTTTTTGATAGTGGGAACAGCAACATAAACCACTGTGCTGCGTGTCTCTCGACAGGTTTGAGAATGAGATGGCAATGCGCACGTCAGTGGAGTCGGACATCTCCGGACTGCGCAGGGTTTTGGATGACCTGACCACAGCCCGGTCTAGCCTGGAGATGCAGGTGGAGGGCCTGAAGGAGGAGCTGGTCTACCTGAAGAAGAACCATGCAGAGGTGAGAGTTCTGCTGTTGGGAATATCATTAGACCATCAGTGAGCTCAGGTGCCCAATTGTCCTCAATATCTTCACAGTTATCAGTTTCTGCACTGCAAAACAAAAGATCAGTCTTGTTCGGTTTCTTTATATGACCAAATAGAAATATTAAAGATCCATTCCGGTCATAGCTTCTAGAAAGTCTTACTGCTAAGGgtcaaaacaacattaaaatagtttttcatGAAACAGTTAGCCAACTATTTGCCAAACGCCTGCCAGAAAATAGTGACTCATCTGATAACTTGACATCTCAGTTGATTTACTTGCAGATGTGCTCCTAAATGAGCATCAACATGAATAACGTTTTTCGAGTTTTATTTGTGCAAGGGGCCGTACAAAACACAGAGGTAACGCTATTTAATACATAAGAATAGATGGAGATGGCAAGATAGGCAAAATgacattttaagacattttaaaaaacaagtttgctaatgttagctaacgttacaacATAACAAGATACAGACCAGACCAAGTCAGGCTGGTGCAGCAGAACTACTAAGTTTACCGAATTGCATAAGggtatgtgttgttttgtctttcaaAGGTTATATATTCACACTTTAACTGTGGTCCAGTCCTATTTTCATGTTCGTGTTATCTTTGACCTTACTCGACCTTTTGTCCCTGTTGTCCCGCCTGTAGGAGCTTGCAGGCTTGCGTGGCCAAGTTAAGGCCAGCTCTGTGAACGTGGAGGTAGACGGCGGGCCTCAGGAGAACATAACCAAGATGCTGGAGGAGATCAGGTCTCAGTACGAGGGTATCGCTGACAAGAACCGCCGCGAAATGGAGGCCTGGTACAAGGTCAAGGTGAGGGGAACGAGGTGATACCTTGTTAATATCATCTCATCTCATGCCtgcatttaactgaaaatgtGTCCTAAATATCAAACAATTTCCAAATGGCCTGAGTAGCTTTTGGACATTTTACAATCTCATGTCTTCCAGTTTGACGACCTGAACAAGCAAGTGGCATCCAGCACAGAGACCCTCCAGACCTCCCGAAGTCAGATCAACGATCTCAAGAGGACCCTGCAGGCCCTGCAGATTGAGCTACAGTCCCAGCACAGCCTGGTAAATGAGATCCCATATACAACATATGTCAATACCAAAGGAAGCtacaacacacattttcatgcaataGTTTTGCACTACTATATAACGTAAATGTTGCGTTGCTCAGTATCAAGTCTGTGATCTTACTGTAGTAATATATATTACAACATGGTTGACTGTACACGATAAATAATCAGTCAGTAAActctcctgtttttgttttttctccgcCATGCAGAAATCTGCCTTGGAGGGCCAACTGGCAGAGACAGAGTCACGCTACAACCAGCAGCTGAACCAGCTCCAGGCCATGGTCAACTCCATGGAGGGCGAGCTCAGTCGGGTGAGGGCGGACATCGAGAGGCAGGGCACAGACTACCAGGTGCTGCTTGACATTAAGACCAGGCTGGAGCTGGAGATCGCTGAGTACAGAAGACTGCTGGATGGAGAGGATCAAACGTAAGGGAATTCTTTAGTGAGATCTTTGTCACACTTACCGTGTGATTCTTCTGTAGctggacagacaggcaggcaggtagaATAGAGAAAAAATCTGTTGATTCAGTTCTTTTATCAAACAAATGGatcaacattttaggaaatacttTTTTGCTTTTGATTTGAGAGTTGGATGATAAAGGATTGATACCACTCCCATGTCTTTACAATAAATAGGAAGCTACAGTCAGCagac
Proteins encoded in this region:
- the LOC123969376 gene encoding keratin, type I cytoskeletal 19-like; this encodes MNSPYRSGLSALSLYSLPTMTGSKRGTSVYGGAGGENVRVSYASNGLRSGFDLADAVNGAGGNVNSSGSEKVTMQNLNDRLATYLGKVRSLESANAQLERQIREWYEKQTPTTRDYSKYEAIVNDLRKKISVASQDNARLMLQIDNARLASEDFRIKFENEMAMRTSVESDISGLRRVLDDLTTARSSLEMQVEGLKEELVYLKKNHAEELAGLRGQVKASSVNVEVDGGPQENITKMLEEIRSQYEGIADKNRREMEAWYKVKFDDLNKQVASSTETLQTSRSQINDLKRTLQALQIELQSQHSLKSALEGQLAETESRYNQQLNQLQAMVNSMEGELSRVRADIERQGTDYQVLLDIKTRLELEIAEYRRLLDGEDQTKTISKTVQKTEVKTEVKTEVKPQPVITQRRRVVIEEIVDGKVVSRTEDVDSEVIKK